Sequence from the Burkholderia stabilis genome:
GGCCACGTCGACAATGCGAACAACGTGACGAGCCCCGCGCCCTGCGTGACGCCGAGCACTTCGGGGCCGGCGAGCGGGTTGCGCACGACGCTTTGCATCGCGACGCCGCTCACGGCAAGTAGCGCGCCCGCGAGGAGCGCGCACAACAGACGCGGCATGCGCAGGTCGATCAGCATCCGCGCGAGCGCATCCTGGCCGGACAGCGCGGCGGCCCAGCGCGCGGGCGACAGCCATTCCGGGCCGGCCGATACGCCGACGAAAATCGCGAGCGCGCCGATCACGACGAACAGCGTCGTGCGCAGCGGCCAGCCGAGCCGTTCGAGCCAGCCGACCAGCCGGGTCGACCCGCCGCCCGTCGTGCGCTCGGCATCCGCATGCAGCACGCCGGACCACGCCGCGCCGCGCCGGATCATCGCGAGCATCAGCGGCGTGCCGACGAGTGCGATCGCGACGCCGGTCGACAGCGTCGCGTCGAGGCCCGACGCGAGCACCGCGCTGTCGGTGACGAGCACGAGCGCACCGCCCGCGAGCGCCGACAGCGGCACCAGCACGCCGAGCCGGGCCGCGCGCGCGCCGCGCACCTGGCGCAGCAGGTTCGGCGCGACCAGGCCGACATACGACAGCGGGCCCGCGATGCTGACGGCCACGCTCGTGAAGGCGACCGCGACGATCGTCGCGGCGAGCCGTGTCGCATCGACGCACACGCCGGCCGCCGCCGCCGCATCATCGCCGAGCGTCAGCGGATTCAGCGGCCGGATCACGAACGGCAGCGCGACCAGTGGCACGACGAGCCAGCGCGCGGCGAGCGCGAGGCCCGTCGCGCCCGGCTGGTAAAGGCTGCCGTTGGCCCACAGCGCGGCGCCCGCGATGTTCTGCTCGAAGAACGCGAGCAGGAGCGTCGACAGCGCGGCGAACAGCAGCATGCATACGCTGCCCGCGAGCACGAGGCGCAGCGGCGTCGCGCGCCAGCCGCCGGCCGCGACGATCGCGCACGCGGCGGCGGCCAGCCCGCACACGAACAGCAGCGGCACCGACGCGACGCCGGCCAGTGCCGGCACGAGCATCGCCGCGAGCAAGCCGAGCTGCGCGCCGCCCGTCACGCCGAGCAGGTCGGGCGACGCGAGCGGATTGCGCGTGAGCGACTGGAACAGCGCGCCCGCGATGCCGAGGCAGCCGCCCGCAACGAGTGCGGCCGCGACACGCGGCAGGTTGAGGTCGAACAGGAACACGTGTGCGAGCGCCGCGGCGTCGCTGCCGGGCACCGCGCTCCACCACACGCGCAAATCGGGGGCGACGCGCAGCGCCGCGAGCAGCGCGATCAGTGCGACGAGGCCGAACGCAATCGCGCCGGCCCGGCCCGAGGCCGTGCCCTTCCCCGCCGCCGCGAGGCGCTTGCGCATCGCGAACGTCGTCATACGGCGAGATCCCGGTCGAAGACGCTGGCTGCATGCGGCACGCCGTCGCTCGACGGCCCGTAGGCCGGCACGCACATCGGCGCACCCGTCTGCGGGTGCGCGAGTTTCAGCATCTCGACGCCGAAG
This genomic interval carries:
- the fhuB gene encoding Fe(3+)-hydroxamate ABC transporter permease FhuB yields the protein MTTFAMRKRLAAAGKGTASGRAGAIAFGLVALIALLAALRVAPDLRVWWSAVPGSDAAALAHVFLFDLNLPRVAAALVAGGCLGIAGALFQSLTRNPLASPDLLGVTGGAQLGLLAAMLVPALAGVASVPLLFVCGLAAAACAIVAAGGWRATPLRLVLAGSVCMLLFAALSTLLLAFFEQNIAGAALWANGSLYQPGATGLALAARWLVVPLVALPFVIRPLNPLTLGDDAAAAAGVCVDATRLAATIVAVAFTSVAVSIAGPLSYVGLVAPNLLRQVRGARAARLGVLVPLSALAGGALVLVTDSAVLASGLDATLSTGVAIALVGTPLMLAMIRRGAAWSGVLHADAERTTGGGSTRLVGWLERLGWPLRTTLFVVIGALAIFVGVSAGPEWLSPARWAAALSGQDALARMLIDLRMPRLLCALLAGALLAVSGVAMQSVVRNPLAGPEVLGVTQGAGLVTLFALSTWPLMGHVTLAAAALIGGGLSLAVTLALNHRHRYAPLAVALTGIVIGALWTTLAQWLITQQSVQPARFVVWLVGGTYGRSWGEVSMLLPWCVLAVPVFAWLARPLDMLALGDDQAAALGLPVAALRPLALTIATLAACAAVAAVGPVGFIGLMAPHVATMLGARRHRTRLWLAAFCGALILGVADLAARTVVAPREVPAGVLTALIGAPYLLGLLILEGRRARRAGR